A genomic window from Serratia liquefaciens includes:
- the hrpB gene encoding ATP-dependent helicase HrpB, whose translation MLTTTESSVSSLPVSAVLDELLTALQSAPQVLLHAPTGAGKSTWLPLQILTNAGLPGRIIMLEPRRLAAKNVAYRLAQQLGEEPGQTVGYRMRAESKSGPETRLLVVTEGILTRMLQQDAELQGVSLVILDEFHERSLQADLALALLLDVQQGLRDDLKLLIMSATLDNARLAQLLPQAPAVVSAGRSFPVDRQYQPLASHQRLEDGVAAAVKRLLSEQTGSLLLFLPGVAEINRVLERLNGEVAADTELCPLYGALPLAQQQKAIQPAPTGRRKVVLATNIAETSLTIEGIRLVVDSGLERVARYDVRNGLTRLVTQRVSQASMIQRAGRAGRLEPGICWHLFAKEQAERAAEHAEPEILQSDLAGFWLELLQWGCHDVGQLTWLDRPPETALAAAKRLLQQLGATDDGDKLTARGRQMAALGCEPRLAAMLTHGAEQGPDGLATAAALAALLEEPPRGGQMDIGYWLSRPQPNWQRRATQLARRLQVKAGRIDVEMAPRLLALAFTDRIAQRRGQDGRYLLANGMGAAMNQDEALSRAPWLIVPSLLQGHNSPDARILLALPVEIDALAAQLPAMVSQQTAVEWDDEKGTLRAWKRQQIGRLTLRAQPLAKPADEELQQALINWVRAQGIAVLNWDTAAEQLRLRLQCAQNWLPEAAWPPVDDESLLASLEQWLLPSLSGVRDMRGLKQVNIAEALARLLNWQQKQRLDNALPTHYTVPTGSRLPIRYDAGKPPALAVRLQEVFGEQRSPMLAEGRIPVVLELLSPAHRPLQITGDLAAFWQGAYREVQKEMKGRYPKHVWPDDPANTAPTRRTKKYQ comes from the coding sequence GAACCCCGGCGGTTGGCGGCGAAGAACGTGGCGTACCGGCTGGCGCAGCAGTTAGGGGAAGAACCCGGTCAGACCGTGGGCTACCGCATGCGCGCCGAAAGCAAAAGCGGGCCGGAGACCAGGCTGCTGGTGGTGACCGAAGGCATTCTCACCCGCATGCTGCAGCAGGATGCGGAGCTGCAGGGCGTTTCGCTGGTGATCCTCGACGAATTCCACGAGCGCAGCCTGCAGGCCGATTTGGCGTTGGCGCTACTGCTGGACGTGCAACAAGGGCTGCGCGACGATCTGAAACTGTTGATCATGTCGGCGACGCTGGATAATGCCCGTTTGGCGCAGCTGTTGCCGCAGGCACCGGCGGTGGTGTCTGCCGGGCGCAGCTTCCCGGTCGATCGCCAGTATCAGCCCCTGGCCAGCCACCAACGGCTGGAAGACGGCGTGGCGGCGGCGGTGAAGCGCCTGCTGTCTGAACAAACGGGGTCGCTGCTGCTGTTTCTGCCCGGCGTGGCGGAAATCAACCGGGTGTTGGAGCGGTTGAACGGTGAAGTGGCGGCCGATACCGAACTGTGCCCACTGTACGGCGCTTTACCGCTGGCGCAGCAGCAGAAAGCGATTCAACCGGCACCGACCGGGCGCCGCAAAGTGGTGCTGGCGACCAATATTGCCGAAACCAGTCTGACCATCGAAGGCATTCGGTTAGTGGTGGACAGCGGGTTGGAACGCGTTGCGCGTTATGATGTGCGCAATGGTCTGACGCGGCTGGTGACTCAGCGTGTCAGCCAGGCGTCGATGATCCAGCGCGCAGGCCGTGCCGGGCGTCTGGAGCCGGGCATCTGCTGGCACCTGTTTGCCAAAGAGCAGGCTGAACGGGCGGCAGAGCACGCCGAGCCGGAAATCCTGCAAAGCGATCTCGCCGGTTTTTGGCTGGAACTGCTGCAATGGGGTTGCCATGACGTTGGGCAACTGACCTGGTTAGACCGTCCGCCGGAAACGGCGCTGGCCGCCGCCAAAAGGCTATTGCAGCAGCTGGGCGCCACCGATGACGGCGATAAGCTCACGGCGCGTGGCCGACAGATGGCCGCTCTGGGCTGTGAGCCGCGTTTGGCGGCGATGTTGACTCACGGCGCAGAACAGGGGCCGGATGGGTTGGCGACGGCCGCTGCTTTGGCTGCGTTGCTGGAGGAACCCCCGCGCGGCGGGCAAATGGATATCGGCTACTGGCTGAGTCGTCCGCAGCCGAATTGGCAGCGCCGCGCCACACAGCTTGCCCGCCGTCTGCAGGTGAAAGCGGGTCGGATTGACGTCGAGATGGCACCGCGGCTGCTGGCATTGGCGTTCACCGATCGCATTGCCCAACGACGGGGGCAGGATGGCCGTTATCTGCTGGCCAACGGCATGGGCGCGGCGATGAATCAGGATGAGGCATTGTCACGTGCCCCCTGGCTTATCGTGCCAAGCCTGCTGCAGGGGCACAACAGCCCCGATGCGCGTATCCTGCTCGCGCTGCCGGTGGAAATTGATGCACTGGCGGCGCAGTTGCCGGCGATGGTTTCCCAACAAACGGCGGTGGAGTGGGATGACGAAAAAGGCACGTTGCGTGCCTGGAAACGCCAGCAAATTGGCCGTCTGACGCTGCGTGCTCAGCCGTTGGCCAAGCCGGCCGACGAAGAGCTGCAACAGGCGCTGATTAACTGGGTTCGCGCTCAGGGCATTGCGGTACTCAACTGGGATACCGCCGCCGAACAGCTGCGGCTGCGCTTGCAGTGTGCGCAAAACTGGTTGCCGGAGGCAGCCTGGCCGCCGGTTGACGATGAGTCGCTGTTGGCCTCGCTGGAACAGTGGTTATTGCCGTCGCTGAGTGGCGTGCGGGACATGCGCGGATTAAAGCAGGTGAACATCGCCGAGGCTTTGGCGCGGTTGCTGAACTGGCAGCAAAAGCAGCGGCTGGATAATGCGCTACCCACTCATTACACTGTGCCGACCGGCAGCCGATTGCCCATCCGTTATGATGCCGGAAAACCTCCGGCGCTGGCGGTGCGTTTACAGGAAGTGTTCGGTGAGCAGCGCAGCCCGATGTTGGCCGAAGGTCGCATCCCGGTGGTGCTTGAGTTACTCTCACCGGCGCACCGGCCGTTGCAAATTACCGGCGATCTGGCAGCGTTCTGGCAGGGGGCTTACCGGGAAGTGCAAAAAGAGATGAAAGGGCGCTACCCGAAACACGTGTGGCCGGACGATCCGGCGAATACCGCCCCGACGCGGCGCACGAAAAAATATCAGTAA